A part of Gemmatimonadaceae bacterium genomic DNA contains:
- a CDS encoding superoxide dismutase, giving the protein MAFTLPNLPYAYDALEPHIDAKTMEIHHTKHHQAYVNNLNAAIEKAPELQGKSLDELMKGINSVPESVRTAVRNNGGGHWNHSMFWEIMGPGKGGEPSGKLGDAIKSAFGDFSKFKEQFAAAGAGRFGSGWAWLVNDGGKLSITSTPNQDNPLMEGKTAILGLDVWEHAYYLKYQNKRPDYITAWWNVVNWEKVGQRFGA; this is encoded by the coding sequence ATGGCGTTCACACTTCCCAATCTCCCGTATGCGTACGACGCGCTCGAGCCGCACATCGACGCCAAGACGATGGAGATTCACCACACCAAGCATCATCAGGCGTATGTGAACAATCTGAACGCGGCGATCGAGAAGGCGCCGGAGCTTCAGGGCAAATCGCTCGATGAGTTGATGAAGGGGATCAACTCGGTCCCGGAATCGGTGCGCACCGCCGTTCGCAACAACGGCGGCGGCCACTGGAATCACTCGATGTTCTGGGAGATCATGGGCCCCGGCAAGGGCGGCGAGCCCAGCGGCAAGCTCGGCGACGCGATCAAGAGCGCGTTCGGCGACTTCAGCAAGTTCAAGGAACAGTTCGCTGCCGCCGGTGCCGGCCGCTTCGGCTCAGGCTGGGCCTGGCTCGTCAACGACGGCGGCAAGCTGTCGATCACCAGCACGCCGAATCAGGACAACCCGCTGATGGAGGGCAAGACGGCCATCCTCGGGCTCGACGTCTGGGAGCATGCGTATTATTTGAAGTATCAGAACAAGCGGCCGGACTACATCACCGCGTGGTGGAACGTGGTGAACTGGGAAAAGGTCGGCCAGCGCTTCGGCGCCTAG
- a CDS encoding VTT domain-containing protein: protein MHSLLDFLHKIRDVRALIAWGGYIGLTAIIFAETGLLIGFFLPGDSLLVTAGLLAATTGALNVWWLGLLLTVASILGNTSGYAIGRAAGPHLFSREDSLLFNKKHLIRAREFYDRHGGKTVIIARFMPIVRTFVPVVAGMGQMEYRRYTIYNIVGGVGWIWSMLFIGYFLGRYIHNVDQHIESVIILVILISFLPGVIGWLRSRRAPAGSTRS from the coding sequence ATGCATTCGCTGCTCGACTTCCTGCACAAGATTCGCGACGTCCGCGCCCTCATCGCGTGGGGCGGATACATCGGACTCACCGCGATCATCTTCGCGGAAACGGGTCTGTTGATCGGATTCTTTTTGCCGGGCGATTCGCTGCTGGTCACCGCGGGATTGCTGGCCGCGACCACGGGCGCGCTCAACGTGTGGTGGCTCGGGCTGCTGCTCACGGTCGCGTCGATTCTTGGCAACACCTCCGGCTACGCGATCGGCCGCGCGGCCGGTCCACACCTGTTTTCGCGAGAAGATTCGCTGCTCTTCAACAAGAAGCATCTGATCCGCGCCCGAGAGTTCTACGACCGCCACGGCGGCAAGACCGTCATCATTGCCCGATTCATGCCCATCGTGCGGACGTTCGTACCCGTCGTAGCCGGTATGGGGCAAATGGAGTACCGCCGGTACACGATCTACAACATTGTCGGCGGTGTCGGGTGGATCTGGAGCATGCTGTTCATCGGCTATTTCCTGGGTCGCTACATTCACAACGTCGACCAGCACATCGAGTCGGTGATCATTCTCGTGATCCTGATCTCATTCCTGCCAGGCGTCATCGGCTGGTTGAGATCCAGACGCGCCCCGGCCGGAAGCACGCGGTCCTAG
- a CDS encoding lmo0937 family membrane protein, whose product MLITLAVVLIILWALGFLAFHVTSGLIHLLLVVALIVIVIRLVTGRRPVV is encoded by the coding sequence ATGCTCATCACGCTCGCGGTAGTACTGATCATTCTGTGGGCGCTCGGCTTCCTGGCGTTCCACGTGACCAGCGGTCTGATTCACCTGCTGCTGGTCGTCGCGCTCATCGTCATCGTCATTCGGCTGGTGACGGGGCGGCGGCCGGTGGTTTGA
- a CDS encoding glycoside hydrolase family 38 C-terminal domain-containing protein, producing MALDVHVVSHTHWDREWYHPLERFRQRLVALVDELLDDPPGSHESFLLDGQAIVLEDYLAVRPDREEQLAHLLRTDRLEAGPWLVLADELIPSGEALVRNLLAGRRALRRFAAESPPVLYCPDSFGHPAALPAIAAGFGLPLIVLWRGYGGVRWPAGDTVRWASPSGDEVLVYHLPRDGYEFGSHLPTTEQGASERWQHMRGELVSRATTGVMLVTNGADHHARQVGLSDALAALERAGEADGVHRSALRSFAERLVERSANQRLPIVRGELRDSYGYTWTLQGTFATRAHEKRMNARAERVLLREAEPWAALAAVHGTSRRPLLNVAWHTLLEAHPHDTLCGCSIDDVASAMELRVRSATNQAAGVRDDAIAELVGHDPVAARTSRDAWMPIVVVRNAAPYARGGVAVVDVDEFIADVAVGPGSAPAAPEGGAVTARRKPAIPALGAVQVLSRGVRHSLTESPRHYPDNDLVERTQVAVWVPEAPAYGISSYAIGGGEARRGRPAAPVRTDARSMENSFLRVDVSESGIVSLAHGALERAIPSLVELIDEADVGDLYTPAPRARAHRVEFRGVRRVHRGPLRGELALRYAVLDGEEGRRVDAELTIHLILDADAPFVRLRVRGENRRENHRLRLRVNGDVPADVVWADAAFGPVRREPLVVGESDSAMERPPRTAPLHRYVSLFNEAAGFTLFSDGLAEYEATPDGAIAVTLVRAVGELSRNDLPERPGHAGWPVPTPGAQCIGPFEAELGVMLHGSRLATTIDAIERAANEVLLPLVGTTLRSALAVPEPVRGVELVGPGLACSTVKESEDGGWLVLRCVNLRDDEVAGAWRLPFAASEARRARLDETIMSELVLENTDSLAFVAGPREIVTIAVR from the coding sequence TTGGCCCTCGACGTTCACGTCGTTTCTCATACGCACTGGGACCGCGAGTGGTACCATCCGCTCGAGCGATTCCGCCAACGACTCGTCGCGCTCGTCGACGAGCTGCTCGACGATCCGCCCGGCTCGCATGAGAGTTTCCTGCTCGACGGCCAGGCGATCGTGCTCGAGGACTATCTCGCGGTGCGGCCAGATCGTGAAGAGCAGCTCGCGCACTTGCTGCGCACGGATCGGCTCGAAGCGGGTCCGTGGCTGGTCCTTGCCGACGAACTGATTCCGAGCGGCGAAGCGCTCGTGCGCAACTTGCTCGCCGGGCGACGGGCGCTGCGACGCTTTGCCGCCGAATCGCCGCCGGTCTTGTATTGCCCTGATTCGTTCGGTCATCCCGCCGCGCTGCCCGCGATCGCCGCCGGCTTTGGGCTGCCTCTCATCGTGTTGTGGCGCGGCTACGGTGGCGTGCGATGGCCCGCGGGCGACACCGTTCGCTGGGCATCGCCGAGCGGAGACGAGGTGCTCGTCTACCACTTGCCGCGCGATGGATACGAATTCGGCTCGCATTTGCCGACGACGGAGCAGGGCGCATCGGAGCGCTGGCAACACATGCGCGGCGAGCTCGTCAGCCGCGCGACGACCGGTGTCATGCTCGTGACGAACGGCGCGGATCATCACGCGCGCCAGGTTGGGCTGAGCGACGCGCTCGCGGCGCTCGAGCGCGCGGGCGAAGCCGACGGCGTGCATCGCAGCGCGCTGCGCTCGTTTGCCGAGCGTCTCGTGGAGCGCAGCGCGAATCAGCGGCTGCCGATCGTGCGCGGCGAGCTTCGCGATTCCTACGGCTACACCTGGACGCTGCAGGGTACTTTCGCGACGCGCGCTCACGAGAAGCGAATGAACGCGCGCGCCGAGCGGGTGCTGTTGCGCGAAGCGGAACCATGGGCGGCGCTGGCGGCGGTCCATGGCACGTCGCGGCGACCACTGTTGAACGTCGCATGGCACACCCTCCTCGAGGCACATCCGCACGACACGCTGTGCGGCTGCTCGATCGACGACGTGGCGAGCGCGATGGAGCTCCGCGTGCGATCGGCAACGAATCAGGCGGCCGGCGTGCGCGACGACGCGATCGCCGAATTGGTCGGCCACGACCCTGTCGCCGCGCGGACGTCGCGCGACGCGTGGATGCCAATTGTCGTCGTGCGCAACGCGGCGCCATACGCGCGCGGCGGTGTTGCCGTCGTCGACGTCGACGAGTTCATCGCCGATGTCGCGGTGGGTCCGGGATCCGCGCCGGCGGCGCCCGAAGGCGGCGCTGTGACGGCGCGACGCAAGCCCGCGATTCCCGCGCTCGGTGCAGTGCAAGTGTTGTCGCGCGGCGTTCGTCATTCACTCACCGAATCGCCTCGCCATTATCCGGACAATGATCTCGTGGAACGCACGCAGGTTGCGGTGTGGGTTCCGGAGGCGCCGGCGTACGGAATTTCAAGCTACGCAATCGGTGGCGGCGAAGCACGACGTGGACGACCGGCGGCGCCGGTGCGCACCGACGCGCGATCGATGGAGAACTCGTTTCTGCGCGTCGACGTCTCCGAGTCCGGCATTGTATCTCTCGCGCACGGCGCACTGGAGCGCGCGATTCCATCGCTCGTGGAGCTCATCGACGAAGCGGATGTCGGCGATCTCTATACGCCGGCGCCACGCGCGCGCGCGCATCGCGTCGAGTTTCGTGGGGTTCGCCGGGTGCATCGCGGTCCATTGCGGGGCGAGCTCGCGTTGCGATACGCGGTGCTCGACGGAGAAGAGGGCCGCCGCGTGGATGCCGAACTGACGATCCATCTCATTCTCGACGCCGATGCGCCGTTCGTGCGGCTTCGCGTTCGCGGCGAGAATCGTCGCGAGAATCACCGGCTGCGATTGCGGGTGAACGGAGACGTTCCGGCCGACGTCGTCTGGGCGGACGCCGCGTTCGGTCCGGTGCGTCGCGAGCCGCTCGTCGTCGGCGAGTCGGACAGTGCGATGGAACGCCCGCCGCGCACGGCGCCGTTGCATCGCTACGTGTCGTTGTTCAACGAGGCGGCCGGGTTCACGCTGTTCAGCGACGGCCTGGCCGAATACGAGGCGACGCCGGACGGAGCGATCGCGGTCACCCTCGTGCGCGCCGTCGGTGAGCTCTCGCGCAACGATCTGCCCGAGCGGCCAGGCCACGCCGGTTGGCCGGTGCCGACACCTGGCGCTCAGTGCATCGGTCCGTTCGAAGCCGAGCTCGGGGTCATGCTGCACGGATCGCGACTCGCGACGACGATCGACGCGATCGAGCGCGCCGCCAACGAGGTGCTCTTGCCGCTCGTCGGCACCACTCTCCGGTCGGCGCTCGCTGTTCCGGAGCCGGTCCGCGGTGTCGAGCTCGTCGGTCCGGGACTGGCATGCTCGACGGTCAAGGAAAGCGAGGACGGCGGCTGGCTCGTGCTGCGCTGCGTGAATCTGCGAGACGACGAAGTCGCCGGAGCCTGGCGTCTACCGTTCGCGGCGAGCGAAGCGCGGCGGGCGCGGCTGGACGAAACAATAATGAGTGAATTGGTATTAGAAAATACTGATTCACTGGCGTTCGTGGCGGGTCCGCGTGAGATCGTGACCATCGCGGTGCGGTGA
- a CDS encoding ABC transporter permease yields MSGRGRLPGGWASGLLVALALFVVLVPLASHQDPLAIGDVLALKLVPPLSRDAHGAFHLLGTDRFGRDLFVRMMLAGRISLAVGVIGSLLAGALGTAVGALAAWTGGAVDWALMALADALLALPRLVLLLVCAALWQPGLGTVVVVLVATGWMGVARMIRAELLGVVQRPFVESATALGAPSMRVLLRHALPNSLGPAIVATTLGVGNAILLESGLSFLGLGIQPPQPSWGNMIAGGRDLIVAAPWVAIAPGLALVATVLACTLIGDDLRDRLAGDTAATLRDRV; encoded by the coding sequence ATGAGCGGGCGAGGGCGATTGCCTGGCGGATGGGCGAGCGGGTTGCTCGTTGCCCTCGCGCTGTTCGTCGTGCTCGTGCCGCTGGCGTCGCATCAGGATCCACTCGCGATCGGCGACGTGCTGGCGCTCAAACTCGTTCCGCCGCTGTCGCGCGATGCGCATGGCGCGTTTCATCTCCTCGGCACGGATCGCTTCGGCCGCGATCTCTTCGTGCGCATGATGCTCGCCGGGCGAATCTCTCTGGCCGTCGGCGTCATCGGCTCGCTCCTCGCCGGCGCGCTCGGCACCGCCGTCGGCGCACTGGCCGCATGGACGGGGGGCGCGGTCGATTGGGCGCTCATGGCGCTCGCTGATGCCCTGCTTGCACTGCCGCGGCTCGTGCTGTTGCTCGTTTGCGCGGCGTTATGGCAGCCGGGACTCGGCACCGTGGTTGTCGTGCTCGTGGCGACGGGATGGATGGGTGTCGCGCGAATGATTCGCGCCGAGTTGCTTGGCGTCGTGCAGCGGCCGTTCGTGGAATCGGCGACCGCGCTCGGCGCGCCGAGCATGCGCGTGCTCCTGCGGCACGCGCTGCCGAATTCGCTTGGACCCGCGATTGTCGCGACAACGCTGGGCGTCGGCAACGCGATTCTTCTCGAGAGCGGCTTGTCGTTTCTCGGGCTCGGGATTCAGCCGCCGCAGCCGAGTTGGGGGAATATGATCGCGGGTGGGCGCGATCTCATTGTCGCGGCGCCGTGGGTCGCGATCGCGCCGGGGCTCGCGCTCGTGGCGACGGTGCTCGCGTGTACGCTCATTGGCGATGACCTGCGCGATCGGTTGGCGGGGGATACGGCGGCGACGCTGCGCGACCGGGTGTAG
- a CDS encoding ABC transporter permease — translation MHPPALLRRLIGALVLLWLVLTITFALVRAAPGDPATFLIPPSASAADALRLRAEMGLDRSLAVQYAHWLANLLRGNLGESFSLHEPVSSAIADALPVSIGLGSISLILTFLIGVPIGVVQAVRRGRPLDRALTFATTVVYAAPSFWLALALVAVFTYGAAEWGLPPRLRLPAFGIHAPGVELHGVASFVDLVRHALLPVFILTSVGAAGIARYARSSVSDVLSQDFVRTARAKGATPRRVYFRHVLATVLPALVVLFALSLPGLVAGSIFVESVFAWPGMGRLMVNAIVARDYPLVMGAAAIYAVLVLAANLAGDLALPLVDPRRRA, via the coding sequence GTGCATCCTCCCGCCCTGCTGCGTCGCCTCATCGGCGCGCTCGTGCTGCTCTGGCTGGTCCTGACGATCACGTTCGCGTTGGTTCGGGCGGCACCGGGTGATCCTGCGACGTTTCTCATTCCGCCTTCCGCGTCCGCCGCCGATGCGCTGCGGCTGCGCGCGGAGATGGGACTCGATCGCTCGCTTGCCGTGCAATATGCACACTGGCTCGCGAACCTGCTGCGCGGCAACCTCGGCGAGAGTTTCTCGCTGCACGAGCCGGTGTCGTCGGCCATCGCCGACGCGCTGCCGGTCTCGATCGGCCTTGGCTCCATCTCGCTGATCTTGACGTTTCTGATCGGTGTACCGATTGGCGTCGTGCAGGCGGTGCGTCGCGGGCGTCCGCTGGATCGCGCGCTGACGTTCGCGACGACGGTGGTTTACGCGGCACCGAGCTTCTGGCTCGCGCTGGCGCTCGTCGCGGTGTTCACGTACGGCGCCGCTGAATGGGGTCTGCCGCCGCGCCTGCGATTGCCGGCGTTCGGAATTCACGCCCCGGGCGTCGAGTTGCACGGCGTCGCGTCGTTTGTCGATCTCGTGCGACATGCCTTGCTGCCGGTGTTCATTCTCACCTCGGTCGGCGCGGCCGGTATCGCACGCTATGCCCGGTCGAGTGTGAGCGACGTGCTATCGCAGGATTTCGTGCGGACCGCGCGTGCGAAAGGTGCGACGCCGCGCCGCGTCTACTTTCGCCACGTCCTGGCGACGGTGTTGCCCGCGCTCGTCGTCCTTTTCGCGCTGTCGCTGCCGGGGTTGGTCGCGGGATCGATCTTCGTCGAGTCGGTCTTCGCGTGGCCGGGCATGGGTCGGCTGATGGTGAACGCGATTGTCGCGCGCGACTACCCGCTGGTCATGGGCGCCGCGGCGATCTATGCGGTGCTGGTGCTCGCGGCGAATCTCGCGGGCGATCTCGCGCTGCCGCTCGTCGATCCACGGCGGCGCGCATGA
- a CDS encoding peptide ABC transporter substrate-binding protein produces the protein MHTLNLQRWFGVSTVLAVLALVVVPVACFAPQRPRDVAVYASGTDLESGNPLVTVHSLSRQIQRYALFVTLARYDTRLAPAPYAARAWEWSADRRALTFHLVQGLLWHDGRLTTARDVAFTIDAARDPATGYWRAADLAAVDSAIAHDDSTVTLVFHVHQPEFPLVLCELPILPQHLLGAVARGDMRRASFNLNPVGNGPFKFVDRRAGAHWTFRRNDAFPASLGGPPRLAGLVVSVVDEPTTKFAGLASGDLDVAGIAPTMAALARRDPSMRVVDYPILFTTGLAFNVTKPPFDDARVRRAISLSIDRRRIVDAALAGYGTPASGPVPPESPLALAGSSASDTAVADSLFDAAGWRRANGVRVRNGKPFELELLTVGSGDNALEQLVQADLALRGVHAHIRQVELGTFLTAARASHKTFDVLVSGVPGDVSLSFLASMFESRQQGSALDYTGFHTAVLDTLFARTRSAPNESLRVAAWRDVQRYLAAEQPVSWIYHSRGLQGLSARLRNVRMDLRGELASLAEWEIGAPRGVAAAR, from the coding sequence ATGCACACGTTGAACCTGCAACGCTGGTTCGGCGTGTCAACCGTGCTCGCCGTTCTCGCGCTGGTCGTGGTGCCCGTGGCGTGTTTCGCGCCGCAGCGGCCTCGCGACGTCGCGGTGTATGCGTCGGGCACCGATCTCGAGTCGGGGAATCCGCTCGTGACCGTGCATTCGCTGTCGCGGCAAATTCAGCGCTACGCACTCTTCGTCACGCTGGCGCGCTACGACACGCGGTTGGCGCCGGCGCCCTACGCCGCGCGTGCGTGGGAGTGGTCGGCCGATCGCCGCGCGCTGACGTTTCATCTCGTGCAAGGCCTTTTGTGGCATGACGGCCGGTTGACGACGGCGCGCGACGTTGCGTTCACGATCGATGCGGCGCGCGATCCCGCGACGGGCTATTGGCGCGCCGCCGATCTCGCTGCAGTCGACAGCGCGATCGCGCACGACGATTCGACGGTCACGCTCGTTTTTCACGTGCACCAGCCCGAGTTTCCACTCGTGCTCTGCGAGCTCCCGATCCTTCCGCAACACCTCCTCGGCGCCGTGGCGCGCGGCGACATGCGCCGGGCATCATTCAACTTGAATCCGGTGGGCAACGGACCATTCAAGTTTGTGGATCGGCGCGCAGGCGCGCATTGGACCTTCCGTCGCAACGACGCATTTCCCGCATCGCTCGGCGGGCCGCCGCGCCTCGCTGGGTTGGTCGTCAGCGTCGTCGACGAGCCAACGACGAAATTCGCCGGGCTGGCGAGCGGCGATCTCGACGTCGCGGGTATCGCGCCGACGATGGCGGCCCTCGCGCGCCGCGATCCGTCGATGCGCGTCGTCGATTATCCGATCCTGTTCACCACCGGGCTGGCCTTCAATGTGACGAAGCCGCCGTTCGATGATGCGCGCGTGCGGCGCGCGATTTCGCTGTCGATCGATCGGCGGCGCATTGTCGACGCGGCGCTCGCGGGATACGGCACGCCGGCGTCCGGTCCCGTTCCTCCGGAGAGTCCGCTCGCGCTCGCCGGTTCGAGCGCATCCGACACCGCGGTCGCCGATTCCTTGTTTGACGCCGCCGGCTGGCGTCGCGCGAACGGCGTGCGAGTCAGGAACGGCAAACCATTCGAGCTCGAACTGCTCACCGTCGGCAGCGGCGACAACGCGCTCGAGCAACTCGTGCAGGCGGATCTTGCGTTGCGCGGTGTGCACGCGCACATCCGACAAGTGGAGCTTGGCACGTTCCTCACGGCGGCGCGTGCGAGTCACAAGACATTCGACGTGCTCGTATCCGGCGTGCCCGGTGACGTCTCACTTTCGTTTCTCGCGTCGATGTTCGAGTCACGGCAGCAAGGCAGCGCGCTCGACTATACCGGCTTTCACACGGCGGTGCTGGATACGTTGTTCGCGCGTACGCGCTCCGCGCCGAACGAGTCGCTGCGCGTTGCCGCCTGGCGCGACGTACAGCGCTATCTCGCTGCCGAGCAGCCCGTCTCGTGGATCTATCATTCGCGCGGACTGCAGGGTCTGTCCGCGCGGCTTCGCAACGTGCGCATGGATCTGCGCGGCGAACTGGCGTCGCTTGCGGAGTGGGAGATCGGCGCGCCGCGCGGCGTCGCGGCGGCGCGATGA
- a CDS encoding heparinase II/III family protein produces MGDRRAARRRGGAMTLLLDEPALDARRSVTIGDGPLAPLAFSLASDLEPLLSRDLYFPREKALLSREGGRCARDGTMLEFDPYQPHQHRCPTCGEVYRGELHDRFWIYWYQLWMAERSVHAALLSRLGGDARFETLASSILDGYVERYLSYPNADNVLGPTRLFFSTYLESIWLLQICIAADLMEARNPSLAARVRDRIVEPSRTIIAEFDEGASNRQVWNDAALLAAGRLLGDDDAAEQAVYGRSGIASHLSNGLLVDGTWYEGENYHLFAHRGLWYGVTMATQAGLELLAPLSDRFQLGFATPFATALPDFTLPSRRDSQYAISLRQWRIAEHCELGVARRADEPLLAALREMYAATGDDTPARNARARSSADVERNAPASPLSRRDLSWRALMFALPQLPVLSSSVATSALLDAQGIAVFRRDSARVYAALDYGHPGGGHGHPDRLNLMLAKNDVRWLDDFGTGSYVDPTLHWYRSSLAHNAPLVDGQSQRRVAGNLLAYSERDGVGWIVAAVDEIAPGTSVSRTLVVLPDYCLDIVDWAATRTVAVDLPMHLDAEIVNPDVELASGSLKGADGVEDGFDFVRETAVQRIRAFTAVQARATTATNQEELMEVFAQSDGDCEWWRATAPGAPGKGDHRFRVLRVQGTAGRHRLVWSWNRAVVDVAFDAQTIVVKLRDGAEHRHSIGDDGWRIEMEHASRSRVIELGGVVEQDQDEFSTEQIVAEGLTALMMQRGAVTHIELGEAHYRRSEQSWRDAGEPRASVLFAWNDDALHVVVDVPRSDRTFVPANVVNMYDNEPAQINGDSVELFVRDVDGARGWLFVPIIGGNDVQQRAIDGWKSSPSPRATWRETAQGYELDIVLDARAENLAMDVVVNEMPRGRTRRRGQLALSGGANEWVYLRGDRHESWRLIPLRLSDA; encoded by the coding sequence GTGGGAGATCGGCGCGCCGCGCGGCGTCGCGGCGGCGCGATGACGTTGCTGCTCGACGAACCGGCGCTCGACGCTCGGCGCAGCGTCACGATCGGTGATGGCCCGCTTGCGCCGCTGGCGTTTTCGCTCGCGAGCGATCTCGAGCCGCTGCTCTCACGCGATCTGTATTTTCCGCGCGAGAAGGCACTCCTTTCGCGCGAGGGCGGACGGTGTGCGCGCGACGGCACGATGCTCGAGTTCGACCCTTACCAGCCGCATCAGCACCGCTGCCCCACGTGCGGCGAGGTCTATCGCGGCGAGCTGCACGATCGGTTCTGGATCTATTGGTATCAGCTCTGGATGGCCGAGCGGAGCGTGCATGCCGCGTTGCTGTCTCGACTCGGTGGCGACGCTCGCTTCGAGACGCTCGCATCATCCATTCTCGACGGATATGTCGAGCGATACCTGTCGTATCCGAATGCCGACAACGTCCTCGGACCGACGCGCCTGTTCTTCAGCACATATCTCGAGTCGATCTGGCTATTACAGATCTGTATCGCGGCCGATCTGATGGAAGCTCGCAATCCGTCGCTCGCCGCGCGAGTTCGCGATCGCATCGTCGAGCCGAGTCGCACGATCATCGCCGAGTTCGACGAAGGTGCGTCGAATCGTCAGGTGTGGAATGATGCCGCGTTGCTCGCGGCGGGACGCCTGTTGGGCGACGACGACGCGGCCGAACAAGCCGTGTACGGGCGCTCCGGCATCGCGAGCCATTTGTCGAATGGGTTGCTGGTCGACGGAACGTGGTACGAGGGTGAGAACTATCATCTCTTCGCGCATCGCGGGCTGTGGTACGGCGTCACCATGGCGACGCAGGCGGGGCTCGAATTGCTCGCGCCGCTCAGCGACCGATTCCAACTTGGATTTGCGACACCGTTCGCGACCGCGCTGCCGGACTTCACGCTGCCGTCGCGGCGTGATTCGCAGTACGCGATCTCGCTGCGCCAATGGCGCATCGCCGAGCATTGTGAGCTCGGCGTCGCGCGGCGAGCGGATGAGCCGCTGCTCGCGGCGCTGCGCGAGATGTATGCGGCGACCGGCGACGACACGCCGGCGAGAAATGCACGCGCGCGGTCCTCGGCGGACGTCGAGCGAAATGCGCCGGCGTCGCCGCTCAGCCGCCGCGACTTGAGCTGGCGCGCGCTGATGTTCGCGCTTCCGCAGCTGCCGGTGCTGTCGTCCTCGGTCGCGACGTCGGCGTTGCTCGATGCGCAAGGCATCGCCGTGTTCCGGCGCGACAGCGCGCGTGTCTACGCGGCGCTCGACTACGGCCATCCCGGAGGCGGGCACGGGCATCCGGACCGCCTGAATCTCATGCTCGCAAAGAACGACGTGCGCTGGCTCGACGATTTTGGTACCGGCTCGTACGTCGATCCGACGCTGCATTGGTATCGCAGCTCGCTCGCGCACAACGCGCCGCTCGTCGACGGACAGTCGCAGCGTCGAGTCGCCGGAAATCTGCTGGCCTATTCGGAACGCGATGGCGTTGGCTGGATCGTCGCCGCGGTCGACGAGATCGCGCCGGGCACGAGCGTTTCGCGCACGCTCGTGGTTCTGCCGGACTATTGCCTCGACATTGTCGACTGGGCGGCCACTCGCACGGTGGCCGTTGATCTGCCAATGCATCTCGATGCTGAAATTGTGAATCCGGACGTCGAACTCGCCAGCGGCTCACTGAAGGGCGCCGACGGCGTGGAGGACGGATTCGACTTCGTTCGCGAGACCGCGGTGCAGCGCATCCGCGCGTTCACCGCGGTGCAAGCGCGCGCCACAACCGCGACGAATCAAGAAGAATTGATGGAAGTGTTCGCCCAGTCCGACGGCGATTGCGAGTGGTGGCGCGCGACGGCACCCGGAGCGCCCGGGAAAGGCGATCATCGCTTTCGGGTCTTGCGTGTCCAAGGCACCGCCGGGAGGCATCGCCTCGTATGGTCGTGGAACCGCGCAGTCGTCGACGTGGCCTTCGACGCCCAGACGATCGTCGTAAAGCTCCGCGACGGCGCCGAACATCGTCACTCGATCGGCGACGACGGCTGGCGCATCGAGATGGAGCACGCATCGCGCAGCCGCGTGATCGAGCTGGGTGGCGTCGTCGAGCAGGATCAGGACGAGTTCTCCACCGAGCAGATCGTTGCAGAGGGACTGACGGCGCTCATGATGCAGCGCGGCGCGGTGACGCACATCGAGCTTGGCGAAGCGCACTACCGTCGCTCGGAGCAAAGTTGGCGCGACGCGGGCGAACCGCGCGCGTCCGTGTTATTCGCGTGGAACGACGACGCGTTGCACGTCGTCGTCGATGTCCCGCGCAGCGATCGGACCTTCGTGCCCGCGAACGTGGTCAACATGTACGACAACGAACCGGCGCAGATCAACGGCGACAGCGTCGAGCTGTTCGTCCGCGACGTGGACGGTGCGCGGGGGTGGCTGTTCGTTCCCATCATCGGCGGAAACGACGTACAACAGCGCGCGATCGACGGGTGGAAGTCGTCCCCTTCGCCGCGCGCGACGTGGCGCGAGACGGCCCAGGGATACGAGCTCGACATCGTGCTCGACGCTCGCGCCGAGAATCTGGCGATGGACGTCGTCGTGAACGAGATGCCGCGCGGCCGCACCCGCCGGCGCGGGCAGCTCGCGTTGAGCGGCGGTGCGAATGAATGGGTGTATCTCCGCGGCGATCGCCACGAATCATGGCGTCTGATTCCGCTACGTTTGTCGGATGCCTGA